GTTGATTTCATGGGCCACGCCTGCGGCCAGCTTTCCAATGGCACCCAACCGCTCGGCCTGGTGCATCCGTTCCGCCATCTGTTTTTCCTGGGTGATGTTTCTGGCATAAAGCACCATCTGCAGCCGGGCCTGGTCCCGGCGGGGCAGCGGATACAGATCAATGTCAAAATACCGGTCATCATGGGTGTAAATTTCCTCGCTCACGGACTGCCCGGTGCGGGCCACATGGTTCAGTATGCTGCAGTCTTCATTGTTGGACACATGGGTACACAAAAATGCCCGCAATGCCGCTTCCTGCGCCGCTTTTTTCCCCGGCCCCAGAATGTCGTGGCCGGCCCGGTTGGTAATGATGATACGGCAATCCTCATCAATGAGCAGCAATGGATCACTGATGCCTTCAAAAACAGACTGAAGCATGTCATGCTGGGACCGGATGCTGGAAAACACATGGATGTTTTCAATCAGCACGGCCACCTGCTGGCCTAAGGCCAGAAGCACGTCTGTATCCAATTCTTCCGGGTCTGGTGTGTGTTTCCAGACAAGCCTTAGAATGCCCCAATGGCTTTCCAGTGATTTCACGGGAATAAAAAGCGTCCGGTCAAGAAACAGCACCTCATTTTTCCACACCAGGTCCCGGGCTTTGAGGGGCAGTTCCGGCTTTTCTTCACGGGGTTTCCAGGCATAATATGTTTCTGATAACACCATGCAGTGATACACGACATCTTCCGCCTTGTATCGCCTTCCCACACTTTCAAGCAGGGCCGACACCAGCTGCCGGACTGTCAAGGCTCCGTTGAATCCGTTGATCAGATCCACAAACAGCCGCACATCTCCCAGATGTTTTCTGGCTTTCAGATCCAGTTCCAGGGTCCGGCCCTCCACCATTTTTTCCAGATTCTGGGTGTGATCCTCCAGTTTTGTGCGGGCATCGGACAGGCATACGGCCAGTTCATCCACCCCTTCGATCAGACCTTCGATCTCATCTTTCTGGGCCAGCTTCTGAATGATGCCCTGTTCCGCTTCTCCGGAAAACCGGGTTTTGAAAATCCGGGACAGATCCTGTAAATTTTTCATGACCAGCCGGTCAAAAAACAGACTGATCAAACCGGCAAAAAAGAAGATTCCCAGCAAATACAGCATCAGATACTGCAAGGTCAGTTCTTTGGCCGGGCTTTTGATCATGGCTACCGGGAACCCGGCCACCACCACCCCGCCGACTTCACCTTCCGTGTGGAAAAATCCATTCGTATCTCCGTAGATATCCACAAGTTCTCCCGGCGCGTCTTCAGGATCTCCGTGACAGTTCAGGCACGATGCCCTGAAGGCTACTGGCCGGGCCACCAGGCGATAGTCTTCTCCTTTGACCTGTGTGGTATTTTCCCAGATTCCGGCCCCGGGGTTTTCATTGAAATACCGGATCAATCCGGATTCAAAGGCATTGGGTTCAGATACCGGGTTTCTGGCGTTTAACGCCACTCGTCGGTAGTGGTAATGGGAAGCATCCTTGAGGTTGAGCCGGTCCATCACCTCTCTGGATATATAAGAGGAGGACATGGCTTTAAGAACAAACCGCCCTTCGGGAAGCGTAGCGAACATTTCCGGCCGGAGCTCGGTTTTCACATAATCCTGAACTGCATCAGACTGGGCCAGCAGCATCTGGGACCGCTGACTGATCTCCGATTCCATGATGGAATTGATATGAAAATACATGATCAGGCTGATACACACCCCTAAAGACAGGATGGACACCACCAGACCGGTGATGAATTTAAATCTCAAATTAAACGTTCGGGACGGCATGGGCATTCTCCAGGTCAATTCAACCGTGAAAACATAAAGAATACTGCCCGAAATTGCAAGCAGATCCGGGGGTGCCTCCCCAGGGATACACAAGCGGCAACTTCAGTTTCCAGTTTCAGGGCGGGCATGCAGGCCCTGTTTTGCCTTAACTATCTGTATTAAAAGAATTTTATTTATTTATTCTTTGGCGGCACACCTTTTGCTCTTCAGGTGGACCTGACAGAGACCCGAGTTGGTACATTTAATTTTTTTATTACTTTTAATTAAATTGACAAGGAGGAAACCAAATGGCGGATAATACGGAAATTGTCCGGGATGTGGGTAAATGGGAATGGTCGGAAATGTGGAAAAAAGAAGACTGGTGGGCCATCTGGCTGGGTTTTTTTATTCTCATCGCCGGCATGGTGATCTATTTTCCCCATGCCGGCGAGTTGAAATCCAAACTTCAGGCAGTGGAAGCGCAGTACAGCCGGGAAGCCAACCGGACAGATGCCTTCAAAACCGTGGCCTGGTATCAGCTGTCTGATGCCAAGTCCAAAGTAAAGGCCACCAGCACGCCTGCCGGCAAATGGCTGAAAACCTTTTCTGCCAAAACCAAAGGCTGGGCTGCCAATCCCGTGGAAGCATTTTATCTGTCCCAGGAAAAAGCAGATGCCAGAAAAGCCAAAGCCATGGAAAAATATGATGCCGCCAAAGCCGTGTCAGATCAGGCCCTGGCTGCAGCACTTGATACAGAAAGAATGGCGGAAGCTGAAGGATTTGAGAGTGCGGCCCTGAATGCCAAAGCCAAACAGGCCATCCAGGACTGGCGGAATGCTCATTTAAAAACCAGCAAAGCCAAATCCAAGATGGACGCGGCCAAACCCTATAACCGGGTGGGATGGCTGATATTTCTGGGAATCTGTTTTGCCGCATTCTTTGGGGTGGGCATGAAAATCATGGGCAATTCGTTCAAGGAGTTCATGATCGCATTTGGTTTTATTTTTGCCATCAGCGTTCTGACCCATCTGGCAGCCAGCCAGGCCACCATGAAGCATTACGGGATCGGGTATGCCGCCTGGGCCATCTTTTTCGGTATGCTCATATCCAATACCGTTGGCACCCCAAAATGGGTGATGCCGGCCGTGCAGACCGAATTTTACATCAAAACCGGCCTGGTGCTGCTGGGCGCCAAAATCCTGTTTGAAAAAATCATCACCATCGGCACGGCCGGTATTTTTGTGGCCTGGGTCGTGACGCCTATTGTCTGGCTGGTGACCTACTGGGTGGGACAGAAAATCATCAAGATTCCGTCCAAACGCCTGAATGCCACCATTTGTTCAGACATGTCCGTGTGCGGGGTGTCGGCCGCCATTGCCACGGCATCCGCGTGCAAGGCCAAAAAAGAGGAACTCACCCTGGCCGTGGGCCTGTCTCTGGTTTTTACTTCCGTCATGATGATCGTGATGCCGGCGATCATCCACGGATTTTTCCCGGCGGACAAGGTGGAAATTTTAGGCGGCGCCTGGATGGGCGGCACCATTGACGCCACGGGCGCCGTGGCGGCAGCCGGTGCGTTTTTAGGAGAAAAAGCCCTGAACGTGGCCGCCACCATTAAGATGATCCAGAATGTGCTCATCGGTGTGATGGCTTTTTGTGTGGCCGTATATTTCACCACCAAAGTGGAAGCCGAAGAAACCGGAAATAAAGTCGGTGTCATGGAAATCTGGTACCGGTTCCCCAAATTCGTCCTGGGATTCATGGCCGCATCCGTGATTTTTTCCATGATTTACAGTTCATTCAACAGCCAGATCAGCGGTCTGGGCAGCACCATGATCGACCAGGGTGCCATCAAGGGCATGAGCGACCTGTTCCGGGGATGGTTTTTTACCCTGTCGTTTGTCAGTATCGGTCTGGCCACCAATTTCAGGGAACTGAAAGAACATTTTTCAGGCGGCAAACCATTGATTCTCTATGTGTTCGGCCAGAGTTTCAACCTGTGTCTGACCCTGACCATGGCGTATATCGTGTTTTATCTGATATTCCCGAAACTGACGGCCACCATTTAATCCATCACCCATAGACAACCTAAGGAAAATATCATGGAACCGAAAAAAATACATTCCCGTAAAAAAGGCTGGCTCATCATCGGCTTAACGTTTTTTTGCCTGTGGGGGTTTGCCACGGTGGTCGGCCCCTGGGGAGAAAAACACATCCCGGTGTTCAATCGGATCGTGGAAGTGATCAAGGCCAGGGACATCGACTCCGGTGCGTATTTTTATACGGAAATCGAGGCATCCTACAGTGCTGAGCGGGAACTTCAGGGCGGGATCAAATTACAGACGCCCGATGATTTCGGATTCACCCCGTCATTTATACTGGGAATTGTCATCAGCCTGACCATCCTGATCATCGGTTTCAAAACACTTCCTTCAGATTGATACACATTGCCCTGTATCTGGGTTTTGTGATTCAGATACAGGGCGTTTTAAATTTTAAATACAATTTATTACATTATTGTTTATACAAAAAACGCTATTTATATACAATAATGCAATAAACTATCTGCAAATTTTCAGCAAAATAATTATATCAATAGATCATTTCTGCAATTTATTCCATAAATTCAAATAAGTTATATCATCAGGTCCGAATATTTTCTGGTTTTGGCATATGATTTGCTCAATGCAGGGGCAGGTATTCAAACATTGCACCACACAACCAGATAACGAAAGGATGCACCATGGGACTGAAATACTGCCTGATGACGATCACTTTGCTGCTGACAAGCACGGTTTCTGTTTTTGCGGCCGACGGGACCATTGATTCCGGAGACACGGCCTGGATCACCATGTCCACGGCCCTGGTCATGATGATGACCCCGGCCGGTCTGGCCCTGTTTTACGGCGGCATGTCCCGGTACAAGAACCTGCTCAACACCATTGCCATGACCGTGGCGGCCTACTGCCTGGCCAGCCTGGTCTGGGTGGGATGGGGGTATTCCCTGGCCTTCGGGGAGAGCGCCAGCCCCGTGATCGGCAGTCTGGGCCACATCCTGCTGGCCGGGATCGACGTCTCGTCGGTTTCCGGCACCATCCCCACCCTGATATTTGTGATGTTCCAGATGACGTTCGCCTGTATTTCCGTGGCCATTATCCTGGGGTCGGCCGTGGACCGGATGAAATTTTCCGCCTGGATGGTGTTTGCCGTTCTCTGGATCACCTTTGTGTACGCCCCGGTGTGCAACTGGGTGTGGGGCGGGGGATGGATGCACCGCATGGGGGCTCTGGATTTTGCCGGCGGCAATGTGGTACACATCAATGCCGGGGTGTCCGGCCTGATTCTGGCCCTGGTGCTGGGCAAACGCAATGGATTCGGCAAAGAGCCCATGATCCCGTCGTCTGTGGCATTCACCGCCCTGGGCGCGGCCCTGCTCTGGTTCGGATGGTTCGGGTTCAATGCCGGCAGTGAGCTGGCCGCTGACGGGGTGGCGGCTTCCGCGTTTCTGGTCACCAACACGGCCGCGGCATTGGCCGGTCTGACCTGGCTGTGCCTGGAATGGAAAATCAGCGGCAAACCCACCCTCCTGGGCATGGCATCCGGTGTGATTGCCGGGCTGGTAGCCATTACCCCGGCCGCCGGATTCGTCACCCTGTCCGGATCTTTGATTATCGGCCTGGTATCCGGGGCCGTGGGATTTTACGGCGTGGTCTTTCTCAAGAAAAAACTGGGGTATGACGATTCTTTAGACGCATTCGGCATCCACGGTCTGTGCGGCATGTGGGGGGCCCTGGCCACGGGGCTGTTCGCCGCTCCGTCTGTCACTGAAGGCGCCAGGGGCCTGTTTTACGGAAATCCCGGCCAGGTCTGGATCCAGGTGGTATCCATCATCGCCACCATCGCCTTTTCCGCTGTGGCCACCCTGATCGTGGTGTATGTCACCAAACTGATCTGCGGCGGGCTCCGGGTGGACGGCCAGGATGAGCGGACCGGCCTGGACAGTGCCCTGCACGGGGAGCGGGCCTTTGAAATTGAATAACAAAAAGGGCCGGTGTCATACTCAGAAAGTGGCAGCCAGTTCCCGGGCCTCGGCAATGCAGTACATCAGATGCCGGGGGGATTTGGCATCGCCGATGACATGAAACCGGGCGGCGGATGTTTTTTCAAAAGATCTTGCCGCCCGCACCGCCTCGAATTTTTCTGAAATCACCACCGTGTCGAAACCGGCCAGGGTGATCTTTTCCCCCTTGGATGAAAAAATCACCCCGTCCGGGGTAAAGCCCTGAATGGAAACCTGTTTGTACAAGGTGACATCCCCTTTTTTCAGTCGCTCCCGCAGATAGTACCGGTCATTGGAGGACATCTCTTCGGCAAAGCTTTTTTTCCGGTTCAGCACCACCACGGTTTTTCCCTGGTCCGCCAGAAAATCCGCCACAATCAGGCCGGCCATGCCACCGCCCAGGACCATCACTTTTTCTCCAGCCGTTTCCGTGCCCGCCATCACATCCACCCCCGTGACCAGGTGCATGGACGTGGTGAACAGCCCTTTGATCACCGGCATCTGGGGCAAAGACCCTGTCGCAAGCACCACATGGTCCGGAGATATTTCCATAAGCAGATCCTGTGTCAGCGGGGTCTGGTACCGGACGGGAATGTCCAGGCGGGCCAGCTCCCGGTCAAGAAATTGAAGAATATCTTTCAGTTCCCCCCGCCCCGGGGCCTTGGCTGCCAGACCCAGCAGCCCGCCGGGACCCTCCCCCTGTTCACAGATCACCACGTCATGGCCGGCCAGGGCACATTCCCGGGCCGCAGCCAGGCCGGCCGGACCGGCCCCGGCCACCAGAATCCGCACCCGGGGCTTGTCCGGAGACCCGACCGGTTTGCCGGCAGTTTCCCCGGATGCCATGAGATACTCCCGACCCACATCCGGGTTCACCACACATCCCCCGGGCTCCTTGGCTAAAACCGCATGAATGCATCCCAGGCAGCACCCCACACAGGGCCGGATCTCTTGGATGCGTCCAGTCCGGGCTTTTTCCGGGTAATGGGGATCAGCCAGAAACGAGCGTCCCAAAGCCACCATGTCGGCCTGACCCCGGGCAATGATCTGCTCCGCATGGACCGGGTCCTTGATCCGCCCCACCGTGATCACGGGAATGCCCACCACCTGTTTCACGGCTTGTGCCAGGTGCACGAAACAGCCCTGGGGGGTGTACATGGAAGGAATGGTCAGCTCCGTGGAGCCGTACACCCCGGCGGACACATGCACATAGGCGACACCGGCGGCTTCCAGCAGCGGCGCCAGGGTCAGGGCATCGGTGAGTTCCCATCCGTTTTCCATGTAATCATTGCCATTGATACGGATACCCACGGGAAAATCCTCTCCGGCCCTGGCCCGGATATCAGCCAGAATCTCAAACAGAAACCGGGTCCGGTTTTCAAAACTGCCGCCGTATTCATCCGTGCGGATATTGGCATTGGGGGACATGAACTGGTTGATGAGATACCCATGGGCCCCGTGGATCTCCACAAAATCAAATCCCGCGTCTCTGCACCGTCTTGCCGCATCCCCGAAGCAGGTCACCAGGTGCTGGATCTCCGCCACGGTCAATGCCCGGACCTCGCCTTTAACCACGGCCGGAGCCGGAATCGGGGACGGGGCCACTTTTTCCGGCAGATAAGATTGGCGACCCCCGTGCATGAGCTGGACCCCGAACCGGGTCCCGAAGGGCCGGACCTGATCCACCATGCGTTTAAGTGCAGGAATGCAGCCGTCCTCATACATCT
Above is a window of Desulfotignum balticum DSM 7044 DNA encoding:
- a CDS encoding YeiH family protein: MADNTEIVRDVGKWEWSEMWKKEDWWAIWLGFFILIAGMVIYFPHAGELKSKLQAVEAQYSREANRTDAFKTVAWYQLSDAKSKVKATSTPAGKWLKTFSAKTKGWAANPVEAFYLSQEKADARKAKAMEKYDAAKAVSDQALAAALDTERMAEAEGFESAALNAKAKQAIQDWRNAHLKTSKAKSKMDAAKPYNRVGWLIFLGICFAAFFGVGMKIMGNSFKEFMIAFGFIFAISVLTHLAASQATMKHYGIGYAAWAIFFGMLISNTVGTPKWVMPAVQTEFYIKTGLVLLGAKILFEKIITIGTAGIFVAWVVTPIVWLVTYWVGQKIIKIPSKRLNATICSDMSVCGVSAAIATASACKAKKEELTLAVGLSLVFTSVMMIVMPAIIHGFFPADKVEILGGAWMGGTIDATGAVAAAGAFLGEKALNVAATIKMIQNVLIGVMAFCVAVYFTTKVEAEETGNKVGVMEIWYRFPKFVLGFMAASVIFSMIYSSFNSQISGLGSTMIDQGAIKGMSDLFRGWFFTLSFVSIGLATNFRELKEHFSGGKPLILYVFGQSFNLCLTLTMAYIVFYLIFPKLTATI
- a CDS encoding FAD-dependent oxidoreductase; its protein translation is MLSHLFSPIRIGNLTVKNRLMMSAMSINFGVDDNCHVTDQLMAYFVERARGGAGMMLVGGGSVHPGGQELPDLPQMYEDGCIPALKRMVDQVRPFGTRFGVQLMHGGRQSYLPEKVAPSPIPAPAVVKGEVRALTVAEIQHLVTCFGDAARRCRDAGFDFVEIHGAHGYLINQFMSPNANIRTDEYGGSFENRTRFLFEILADIRARAGEDFPVGIRINGNDYMENGWELTDALTLAPLLEAAGVAYVHVSAGVYGSTELTIPSMYTPQGCFVHLAQAVKQVVGIPVITVGRIKDPVHAEQIIARGQADMVALGRSFLADPHYPEKARTGRIQEIRPCVGCCLGCIHAVLAKEPGGCVVNPDVGREYLMASGETAGKPVGSPDKPRVRILVAGAGPAGLAAARECALAGHDVVICEQGEGPGGLLGLAAKAPGRGELKDILQFLDRELARLDIPVRYQTPLTQDLLMEISPDHVVLATGSLPQMPVIKGLFTTSMHLVTGVDVMAGTETAGEKVMVLGGGMAGLIVADFLADQGKTVVVLNRKKSFAEEMSSNDRYYLRERLKKGDVTLYKQVSIQGFTPDGVIFSSKGEKITLAGFDTVVISEKFEAVRAARSFEKTSAARFHVIGDAKSPRHLMYCIAEARELAATF
- a CDS encoding c-type heme family protein, producing MPSRTFNLRFKFITGLVVSILSLGVCISLIMYFHINSIMESEISQRSQMLLAQSDAVQDYVKTELRPEMFATLPEGRFVLKAMSSSYISREVMDRLNLKDASHYHYRRVALNARNPVSEPNAFESGLIRYFNENPGAGIWENTTQVKGEDYRLVARPVAFRASCLNCHGDPEDAPGELVDIYGDTNGFFHTEGEVGGVVVAGFPVAMIKSPAKELTLQYLMLYLLGIFFFAGLISLFFDRLVMKNLQDLSRIFKTRFSGEAEQGIIQKLAQKDEIEGLIEGVDELAVCLSDARTKLEDHTQNLEKMVEGRTLELDLKARKHLGDVRLFVDLINGFNGALTVRQLVSALLESVGRRYKAEDVVYHCMVLSETYYAWKPREEKPELPLKARDLVWKNEVLFLDRTLFIPVKSLESHWGILRLVWKHTPDPEELDTDVLLALGQQVAVLIENIHVFSSIRSQHDMLQSVFEGISDPLLLIDEDCRIIITNRAGHDILGPGKKAAQEAALRAFLCTHVSNNEDCSILNHVARTGQSVSEEIYTHDDRYFDIDLYPLPRRDQARLQMVLYARNITQEKQMAERMHQAERLGAIGKLAAGVAHEINNPLGVIQCYTDLVRDAVTDKEIVSDIDIISKHTRAAQKVVQDLLALSRPKKPISGTCDLNQVVSQGIEVFKAQAVSRNIHIDTCLSDNLPRVACDGTILEQILTNLWLNAVDALQESGDTITIETKPAESSQVRLRIADNGPGIPDIVKQRIFDPFYTTKEVGKGTGLGLSIVYGFVSELNGRIVVDTGEQTRFDIYLPTVSSGTEPFDRKKT
- a CDS encoding ammonium transporter, with translation MGLKYCLMTITLLLTSTVSVFAADGTIDSGDTAWITMSTALVMMMTPAGLALFYGGMSRYKNLLNTIAMTVAAYCLASLVWVGWGYSLAFGESASPVIGSLGHILLAGIDVSSVSGTIPTLIFVMFQMTFACISVAIILGSAVDRMKFSAWMVFAVLWITFVYAPVCNWVWGGGWMHRMGALDFAGGNVVHINAGVSGLILALVLGKRNGFGKEPMIPSSVAFTALGAALLWFGWFGFNAGSELAADGVAASAFLVTNTAAALAGLTWLCLEWKISGKPTLLGMASGVIAGLVAITPAAGFVTLSGSLIIGLVSGAVGFYGVVFLKKKLGYDDSLDAFGIHGLCGMWGALATGLFAAPSVTEGARGLFYGNPGQVWIQVVSIIATIAFSAVATLIVVYVTKLICGGLRVDGQDERTGLDSALHGERAFEIE